The Streptomyces sp. NBC_00344 genome includes a window with the following:
- a CDS encoding zinc-dependent metalloprotease gives MTRIGGAEMVDWNLAMATATRFAKQGPDVSRDEARAVVAELRRHAKSAEEHVRAFTRMIPEDTDLADTPVLVVDRAGWVKANVAGFREILKPLMEKMQNRRANTPGGAVFGAVGGKVTGVELGMLLSFLSSRVLGQYETFAPAGRDMPAGGGGRLLLVAPNIVHVERELEVEPHDFRLWVCLHEETHRTQFTAVPWLRDHLEGEIQSFLSETDIDPMTVLERLREAAQSLAGGRPEGEEDESGGSLVELVQTPAQREILSRLTAVMSLLEGHADYVMDGVGPEVVPSVNEIREKFQQRRARGAGRLDQALRKLLGLDAKLRQYRDGERFVRTVVDEVGMDGFNRVWTSPNTLPTKAEIAAPAEWIARVHRKGDSAS, from the coding sequence ATGACGCGCATCGGTGGTGCCGAGATGGTCGACTGGAACCTCGCCATGGCGACCGCGACCCGCTTCGCGAAGCAGGGTCCGGACGTCAGCAGGGACGAAGCCCGGGCGGTGGTCGCTGAACTGCGGCGGCACGCCAAGTCCGCCGAGGAGCATGTCCGGGCCTTCACCCGGATGATCCCGGAGGACACGGACCTGGCGGACACCCCGGTGCTCGTGGTGGACCGGGCAGGCTGGGTGAAGGCCAATGTGGCCGGCTTCCGGGAAATCCTGAAGCCGCTGATGGAGAAGATGCAGAACCGCCGGGCAAACACGCCGGGCGGAGCCGTGTTCGGTGCGGTCGGCGGCAAGGTGACAGGCGTCGAACTGGGCATGCTGCTGTCCTTCCTCTCCTCCCGGGTACTCGGCCAGTACGAGACCTTCGCCCCGGCCGGCCGCGACATGCCGGCGGGCGGAGGCGGACGCCTGCTGCTGGTCGCCCCGAACATCGTCCATGTCGAGCGCGAGCTCGAAGTCGAGCCGCACGACTTCCGCCTCTGGGTCTGCTTGCACGAGGAGACCCACCGCACCCAGTTCACCGCCGTGCCCTGGCTGCGCGACCATCTCGAGGGCGAAATTCAGTCGTTCCTCAGTGAGACGGACATCGACCCGATGACGGTGCTCGAACGACTGCGGGAAGCGGCCCAGTCACTCGCGGGCGGTCGCCCCGAGGGCGAGGAGGACGAGAGCGGCGGTTCACTCGTCGAGCTGGTGCAGACCCCGGCCCAGCGCGAGATCCTCAGCCGGCTCACCGCCGTGATGTCCCTGCTCGAAGGGCACGCCGATTACGTGATGGACGGCGTCGGCCCCGAGGTGGTGCCCTCCGTCAACGAGATCCGCGAGAAGTTCCAGCAGCGCAGGGCCCGCGGGGCGGGCAGGCTCGACCAGGCGCTGCGCAAGCTTCTGGGCCTCGACGCCAAGCTCCGGCAGTACCGGGACGGCGAGCGGTTCGTGCGGACGGTCGTCGACGAGGTCGGCATGGACGGCTTCAACCGCGTCTGGACCTCACCGAACACGCTTCCCACCAAAGCGGAAATCGCCGCTCCGGCGGAGTGGATCGCGCGGGTGCACCGTAAGGGAGACTCTGCATCCTGA
- the folE gene encoding GTP cyclohydrolase I FolE, with protein sequence MTDPITLDSASPVREFDEKRAENAVRELLIAVGEDPDREGLLETPARVARAYKEIFAGLHQRPEDVLTTTFDLGHDEMVLVKDIEVQSHCEHHLVPFTGVAHVGYIPSTDGKITGLSKLARLVDVYARRPQVQERLTTQVAESLMSILEPRGVIVVIECEHMCMTMRGVRKPGAKTITSAVRGQLRDPATRAEAMSLIIAH encoded by the coding sequence ATGACCGACCCGATAACGCTGGACAGCGCGAGCCCCGTCCGTGAATTCGACGAGAAGCGGGCCGAGAACGCCGTGCGTGAGCTTCTCATCGCCGTCGGAGAGGATCCGGACCGCGAGGGCCTGCTGGAGACCCCGGCCCGGGTGGCGCGCGCGTACAAGGAGATCTTCGCCGGCCTGCACCAGCGCCCCGAGGATGTCCTGACGACCACATTCGACCTGGGCCACGACGAAATGGTCCTGGTGAAGGACATCGAGGTGCAGAGCCACTGCGAGCACCACCTGGTGCCGTTCACCGGTGTCGCGCACGTCGGGTACATCCCGTCCACCGACGGAAAGATCACCGGCCTTTCGAAGCTGGCCAGGCTCGTCGACGTCTACGCCCGGCGCCCGCAGGTCCAGGAGCGCCTCACCACACAGGTGGCCGAGTCGCTGATGTCGATACTGGAGCCGCGCGGAGTGATCGTGGTCATCGAGTGCGAGCACATGTGCATGACGATGCGCGGAGTCCGCAAGCCCGGTGCGAAGACCATCACTTCCGCGGTACGCGGTCAGCTGCGCGACCCCGCCACCCGGGCCGAGGCGATGAGCCTGATCATCGCGCACTGA
- the ftsH gene encoding ATP-dependent zinc metalloprotease FtsH, with protein sequence MDVKRYFRGPVMWIVLAVLAVVVLMQVVGSSGGYKSVDTSKVVQAIDKNQVEQAKVTTGDENVIKVELKDGQKLAGESGSKFQSNYIGDAQGTALAAKLQSKVDSGDIAKGYTVSPSKQNPFVGILLSLLPFVLIVVVFLFLMNQMQGGGSRVMQFGKSKAKLITKDTPKTTFSDVAGSDEAVEELHEIKEFLQEPAKFQAVGAKIPKGVLLYGPPGTGKTLLARAVAGEAGVPFYSISGSDFVEMFVGVGASRVRDLFEQAKANAPAIVFVDEIDAVGRHRGAGLGGGHDEREQTLNQLLVEMDGFDVKGGVILIAATNRPDILDPALLRPGRFDRQIAVDRPDMQGRLEILKVHQKGKPVAPDVDLGAVARRTPGFTGADLANVLNEAALLTARGNHKLVDNDSLDEAIDRVVAGPQKRTRIMSDKEKKITAYHEGGHALVAAASPNSDPVHKITILSRGRALGYTMVLPDEDKYSTTRNEMLDQLAYMLGGRAAEELVFHDPTTGAANDIEKATATARAMVTQYGMTERLGAIKFGGDNSEPFLGREMGHQRDYSEEVAALVDEEVKKLIETAHNEAWEILVENRDVLDNLVLQLLEKETLNKEQIAEVFSGIVKRPARPAWTGSTRRTPSTRPPVLSPRELALTNGAVGAVTNGATPVDNAIESVPEDRPES encoded by the coding sequence ATGGACGTGAAGCGATACTTCCGTGGGCCGGTCATGTGGATCGTGCTGGCCGTCCTCGCCGTGGTCGTGTTGATGCAGGTCGTCGGCTCGTCGGGCGGCTACAAGTCAGTGGACACCTCTAAGGTCGTCCAGGCGATCGACAAGAACCAGGTCGAGCAGGCCAAGGTCACGACGGGTGACGAGAACGTCATCAAGGTCGAACTGAAGGACGGCCAGAAGCTCGCCGGCGAGTCCGGCAGCAAGTTCCAGTCGAACTACATCGGCGATGCGCAGGGCACTGCCCTCGCCGCCAAGCTGCAGAGCAAGGTCGACAGCGGCGACATCGCGAAGGGCTACACGGTCTCGCCGTCGAAGCAGAATCCGTTCGTCGGAATTCTGCTCTCGCTGCTGCCCTTCGTGCTCATCGTCGTGGTCTTCCTCTTCCTGATGAACCAGATGCAGGGCGGCGGCTCCCGCGTCATGCAGTTCGGGAAGTCCAAGGCCAAACTGATCACCAAGGACACCCCCAAGACGACCTTCTCCGATGTGGCGGGGTCCGACGAGGCGGTCGAGGAACTCCACGAGATCAAGGAGTTCCTGCAGGAGCCGGCGAAGTTCCAGGCCGTCGGCGCCAAGATCCCCAAGGGTGTCCTGCTGTACGGCCCGCCGGGTACGGGCAAGACGCTGCTCGCACGCGCCGTCGCGGGTGAGGCCGGCGTCCCGTTCTACTCGATCTCCGGTTCCGACTTCGTCGAGATGTTCGTCGGTGTCGGTGCGTCCCGGGTGCGTGACCTCTTCGAGCAGGCCAAGGCGAACGCTCCCGCGATCGTCTTCGTCGACGAGATCGACGCCGTCGGCCGGCACCGTGGTGCGGGTCTCGGCGGTGGTCACGACGAGCGCGAGCAGACGCTCAACCAGCTGCTCGTCGAGATGGACGGCTTCGACGTGAAGGGCGGCGTCATTCTGATCGCCGCCACGAACCGTCCGGACATCCTCGACCCGGCGCTGCTGCGTCCCGGCCGTTTCGACCGGCAGATCGCGGTCGACCGTCCGGACATGCAGGGCCGTCTGGAGATCCTCAAGGTCCACCAGAAGGGCAAGCCGGTCGCCCCGGATGTCGACCTGGGTGCCGTTGCCCGCCGTACGCCCGGCTTCACCGGTGCCGACCTGGCGAACGTGCTGAACGAGGCCGCGCTGCTCACCGCGCGCGGCAATCACAAGCTCGTCGACAACGACTCACTGGACGAAGCGATCGACCGCGTCGTGGCGGGCCCGCAGAAGCGGACCCGGATCATGTCCGACAAGGAGAAGAAGATCACCGCGTACCACGAGGGCGGACACGCCCTGGTCGCGGCGGCATCTCCCAACTCGGACCCGGTCCACAAGATCACGATCTTGTCCCGAGGCAGAGCCCTGGGTTACACCATGGTCCTGCCCGACGAGGACAAGTACTCGACCACGCGCAACGAGATGCTCGACCAGCTGGCGTACATGCTGGGCGGGCGCGCGGCCGAGGAACTGGTCTTCCACGACCCGACCACCGGCGCCGCCAACGACATCGAGAAGGCCACGGCCACCGCTCGCGCGATGGTCACGCAGTACGGCATGACCGAGCGTCTCGGCGCGATCAAGTTCGGTGGCGACAACTCCGAACCCTTCCTCGGGCGGGAGATGGGTCATCAGCGCGACTACTCGGAAGAGGTCGCCGCGCTGGTCGACGAAGAGGTCAAGAAGCTCATCGAGACCGCGCACAACGAGGCCTGGGAAATCCTCGTCGAGAACCGCGACGTTCTCGACAATCTGGTCCTGCAGCTTCTCGAGAAGGAGACGCTGAACAAGGAGCAGATCGCCGAGGTCTTCTCCGGCATCGTGAAGCGCCCGGCCCGCCCCGCGTGGACCGGCTCCACCCGGCGTACGCCGTCGACCAGGCCCCCGGTGCTCTCGCCGAGGGAATTGGCGCTCACCAACGGCGCGGTCGGTGCGGTCACCAACGGCGCCACCCCGGTGGACAACGCCATCGAGTCGGTGCCCGAGGACAGGCCGGAGAGCTGA
- a CDS encoding inorganic diphosphatase: protein MEFDVTIEIPKGSRNKYEVDHETGRIRLDRRLFTSTSYPADYGFVENTLGEDGDPLDALVLLDEPTFPGCVIKCRAIGMFRMTDEAGGDDKLLCVPASDPRVEHLRDIHHVSEFDRLEIQHFFEVYKDLEPGKSVEGADWVGRSDAEAEVEASYKRLQAQGGSH, encoded by the coding sequence GTGGAGTTCGACGTCACCATCGAGATCCCGAAGGGTTCGCGGAACAAGTACGAGGTGGACCACGAGACCGGGCGGATCCGTCTGGACCGTCGGCTCTTCACCTCTACCAGCTACCCCGCGGACTACGGATTCGTCGAGAACACCCTCGGCGAGGACGGCGACCCGCTGGACGCCCTGGTCCTGCTGGACGAGCCCACCTTCCCCGGCTGTGTCATCAAGTGCCGCGCCATCGGGATGTTCCGGATGACCGACGAGGCGGGCGGCGACGACAAGCTGCTCTGCGTGCCGGCCTCCGACCCGCGCGTCGAGCACCTGCGCGACATCCACCATGTGTCGGAGTTCGACCGCCTGGAGATCCAGCACTTCTTCGAGGTCTACAAGGACCTGGAGCCCGGCAAGTCCGTCGAGGGCGCCGACTGGGTCGGCCGCAGCGACGCCGAGGCCGAGGTCGAGGCCTCGTACAAGCGCCTTCAGGCGCAGGGCGGCTCGCACTGA
- a CDS encoding threonine/serine ThrE exporter family protein, whose amino-acid sequence MVAESEGPEGHKPQSDEVRSAFVPPAGTGSSPAVTPEDGSTTSEFSVPAGFSAEAAAEPEGSAFTTPQTYSAQNSPPAFTPAHGIPMIRLAKEAPWQDRMRTMLRMPVHERPALEAAQKHEEDSGPAVPRVLDLTLRIGELLLAGGEGAEDVEAAMFAVTQAYGLQRCEPTVTFTLLSISHQPSLVDDPVTASRTVRRRGTDYTRLAAVYHLIDDITSEDVDVSLEEAYRGLAVIRRNRHPYPGWALTVANGLLAGAASVLVGGGALVFLAAMVGAMMGDRLAWLLAGRGLPEFYQFAVAAMPPAAVAVALTLAHVPNLRASAVITGGLFALLPGRALVAGVQDGLTGYYITASARLLEVIYFFISIVIGVLIVIYLGLELGADQLDAEAALHTVDRPVVQILASMLLTFAFAILLQQDRSTVLVVTLNGGVAWVIYGGLHYAANLSAVPSTAVAAGLVGLFGQLFSRYRYASALPYVTAAIGPLLPGSASYFGMLYIAHNDLDKGLASLIKAAALALAIAVGVNLGGEISRLFMWAPGVVGGQRRAAKRTRGF is encoded by the coding sequence GTGGTCGCTGAGTCGGAAGGTCCGGAGGGCCACAAGCCGCAGTCGGACGAGGTACGGAGCGCGTTCGTACCGCCGGCGGGCACGGGCTCCTCCCCCGCGGTCACTCCCGAGGACGGGTCGACCACCTCGGAATTCTCCGTACCCGCGGGCTTCTCCGCAGAGGCCGCGGCCGAACCCGAAGGCTCCGCCTTCACCACGCCGCAGACCTACAGCGCCCAGAACTCGCCGCCCGCCTTCACCCCCGCCCATGGCATTCCCATGATCAGGCTGGCCAAGGAGGCGCCCTGGCAGGACCGGATGCGCACCATGCTGCGGATGCCGGTCCACGAACGGCCCGCCCTGGAGGCCGCGCAGAAGCACGAGGAGGACTCGGGGCCCGCCGTCCCCCGTGTGCTGGACCTGACGCTGCGTATCGGCGAGCTGCTGCTCGCCGGCGGTGAGGGAGCCGAGGACGTGGAGGCGGCGATGTTCGCCGTCACCCAGGCGTACGGGCTCCAGCGCTGCGAGCCGACGGTCACCTTCACGCTGCTGTCGATCTCCCACCAGCCCTCGCTGGTCGACGATCCGGTCACGGCGAGCCGGACGGTGCGCCGCCGGGGCACCGACTACACCCGACTGGCCGCCGTCTACCACCTGATCGACGACATCACGTCCGAGGACGTCGATGTGTCACTGGAAGAGGCATACCGCGGCCTGGCCGTGATCCGCCGTAACCGCCACCCCTACCCCGGCTGGGCGCTGACCGTCGCCAACGGCCTGCTGGCCGGTGCGGCATCGGTACTGGTCGGTGGTGGCGCACTGGTCTTCCTGGCGGCCATGGTGGGCGCCATGATGGGCGACCGGCTCGCCTGGCTGCTCGCCGGGCGCGGGCTGCCGGAGTTCTACCAGTTCGCGGTGGCCGCGATGCCCCCCGCGGCGGTGGCGGTGGCGCTCACGCTCGCCCATGTGCCCAATCTCCGCGCATCGGCGGTCATCACCGGTGGGCTGTTCGCCCTGCTGCCGGGAAGGGCGCTGGTCGCCGGGGTGCAGGACGGTCTGACCGGTTACTACATCACCGCGTCGGCGCGTCTGCTGGAGGTCATCTACTTCTTCATCTCGATCGTCATCGGTGTGCTGATCGTGATCTACCTGGGTCTCGAACTCGGCGCCGACCAGCTGGACGCGGAGGCGGCGCTGCACACCGTCGACCGGCCCGTGGTGCAGATCCTCGCCTCGATGCTGCTGACCTTCGCCTTCGCGATCCTGCTCCAGCAGGACCGCTCCACGGTGCTGGTGGTGACGCTCAACGGAGGTGTGGCCTGGGTGATCTACGGAGGGCTGCACTACGCGGCGAACCTGTCTGCGGTGCCGTCGACGGCCGTCGCCGCGGGCCTGGTGGGGCTGTTCGGGCAGCTGTTCTCGCGCTACCGCTACGCATCCGCGCTGCCCTATGTGACCGCGGCGATCGGGCCGCTGCTGCCCGGTTCCGCGTCGTACTTCGGAATGCTGTACATCGCGCACAACGATCTCGACAAGGGACTGGCCTCGCTGATCAAGGCGGCGGCGCTGGCCCTGGCGATCGCCGTGGGGGTCAATCTCGGCGGCGAGATCTCACGGCTGTTCATGTGGGCGCCCGGCGTGGTGGGCGGCCAGCGCAGGGCCGCGAAGCGGACCCGCGGCTTCTAG
- the dacB gene encoding D-alanyl-D-alanine carboxypeptidase/D-alanyl-D-alanine endopeptidase, with the protein MPGPAMPKVTTWQLAAASAVIGLALAAGLIVASGPWDSGQRKAERDWAAARGRTGGADHGHPARPSAPAAAPSAPAVLAALGRAATPTGKGLGKVLGPLMDDPALGPVRSGVVIDTATGERLFGSKPDRAMTPASTVKLATMAAGLSALGPGHRIATTVSASPDGKRLTLEGGGDPTLDRDRLRALADETVRVLRDRGVTSVRLGYDTSLYSGPAQHPIGPNDNIAPVSALMTDEGRLETSDHGPAPRSGDPAGDAARAFAGLLADRHVGSSRAPAHGEAPPHSEPVARTYSAPLSDLVERALTNSDNDIAEAVARQTALATGRPASFEGAGRAVAAQLKKLGMPLDGARFADGSGLDRHDKVSAGLLATLLSRSGEPAHPELRPVLTGLPVAGFSGTLGARYTDASRATGLLHGKTGTLTGVNTLAGTVVDDRGRLLAFAFMASGTASAAEAESALDRLGTAVASCGCAQ; encoded by the coding sequence ATGCCTGGACCGGCGATGCCGAAGGTGACGACATGGCAGCTCGCGGCGGCCTCCGCCGTGATCGGTCTGGCGCTCGCGGCCGGGCTGATCGTGGCGTCCGGACCCTGGGACTCAGGTCAGCGTAAGGCCGAGCGGGACTGGGCGGCCGCCAGGGGCCGGACAGGTGGCGCAGATCACGGACACCCCGCGCGTCCCAGTGCCCCGGCGGCCGCCCCGAGCGCCCCGGCGGTGCTGGCCGCGCTCGGCCGTGCGGCGACACCCACCGGGAAGGGGCTCGGCAAGGTGCTCGGCCCGCTGATGGACGATCCGGCACTCGGTCCGGTCCGCAGCGGAGTCGTGATCGACACCGCCACCGGCGAACGGCTCTTCGGGTCGAAGCCGGACCGGGCCATGACCCCGGCGTCCACGGTCAAGCTGGCGACCATGGCCGCCGGTCTCTCGGCGCTCGGCCCCGGCCACCGGATCGCCACCACGGTCTCCGCGAGCCCGGACGGCAAGCGGCTGACCCTGGAGGGCGGTGGCGACCCGACGCTGGACCGGGACCGGTTGCGCGCACTCGCCGACGAGACCGTCCGGGTCCTGCGCGACCGGGGCGTCACGTCGGTACGTCTCGGCTACGACACCTCGCTGTACTCGGGACCCGCGCAGCACCCCATCGGCCCCAACGACAACATCGCCCCGGTCAGCGCGCTGATGACGGACGAGGGGCGGCTGGAAACGAGCGACCACGGGCCCGCCCCGCGCAGCGGCGACCCGGCCGGCGACGCGGCCCGTGCCTTCGCCGGGCTGCTGGCCGACCGGCACGTCGGCTCCTCGCGTGCCCCGGCCCACGGCGAGGCCCCGCCGCACTCCGAGCCGGTCGCGAGGACGTACTCCGCGCCCCTTTCCGACCTCGTCGAGAGAGCCCTCACCAACAGCGACAACGACATCGCGGAAGCCGTCGCCCGGCAGACCGCGCTGGCCACCGGCAGGCCGGCGAGCTTCGAGGGCGCGGGGCGGGCGGTGGCGGCGCAGCTCAAGAAGCTCGGCATGCCGCTGGACGGGGCCCGATTCGCCGACGGCAGCGGTCTCGACCGGCACGACAAGGTCTCGGCGGGGTTGCTGGCCACCCTGCTGAGCCGGTCCGGTGAACCGGCGCACCCGGAACTGCGCCCGGTGCTGACCGGTCTCCCGGTCGCGGGGTTCAGCGGCACACTCGGGGCGCGCTACACCGACGCCTCCCGCGCCACCGGTCTGCTGCACGGCAAGACCGGCACGCTGACTGGTGTGAACACCCTGGCCGGCACCGTGGTGGACGACAGGGGCAGGCTGCTCGCCTTCGCCTTCATGGCGTCCGGTACGGCCTCAGCGGCGGAGGCGGAGTCGGCCTTGGACCGCCTCGGCACGGCGGTCGCCTCCTGCGGCTGTGCGCAATAG
- the folK gene encoding 2-amino-4-hydroxy-6-hydroxymethyldihydropteridine diphosphokinase, with protein sequence MTVYPSGPQSDPTVQPVPASVVAQVDAADVTLSNPKRAVISLGANLGNRLETLQGAIDALEDTPGLRVKAVSPVYETEPWGVDPGSQPSYFNAVVLVKTTLPPSSLLERGQAIEEAFDRVREERWGPRTIDVDILAYADVVSDDPLLTLPHPRAHQRAFVLVPWHDLDPQAEVPGRGPVAELLAAVGSEGVFPRADLELCLPD encoded by the coding sequence ATGACCGTGTATCCCAGCGGGCCGCAGAGCGACCCGACCGTGCAGCCGGTACCGGCCTCCGTGGTCGCCCAGGTCGATGCAGCCGATGTGACCCTGTCCAATCCGAAACGCGCCGTGATCTCCCTCGGCGCCAACCTGGGCAACCGGCTGGAGACCCTCCAGGGCGCCATCGATGCCCTGGAGGACACCCCGGGTCTGCGGGTCAAGGCCGTGTCCCCGGTCTACGAGACCGAGCCCTGGGGCGTCGACCCCGGCTCCCAGCCCTCGTACTTCAACGCGGTGGTGCTGGTGAAGACCACGCTCCCGCCGTCGTCCCTGCTGGAACGCGGCCAGGCCATCGAGGAGGCCTTCGACCGGGTCCGCGAAGAGCGCTGGGGACCGCGCACCATCGACGTGGACATCCTGGCGTACGCCGATGTGGTCTCCGACGACCCGCTGCTCACTCTCCCGCACCCCCGCGCCCATCAGCGCGCCTTCGTCCTGGTGCCGTGGCACGACCTCGATCCCCAGGCCGAGGTGCCGGGCCGTGGACCGGTCGCCGAGCTGCTCGCCGCGGTCGGCAGCGAGGGCGTCTTCCCGCGCGCCGACCTGGAACTCTGCCTGCCCGACTAG
- the tilS gene encoding tRNA lysidine(34) synthetase TilS, translating into MGPHPAVAAIRLAVRRVLHDVLNEHSALLASSSHPPRSSGGTGPGGTPYEQRQPLVLVACSGGADSMALASALAFEAGKLAVRAGGVTVDHGLQAGSDLRAAEVVSRLAGLGLDPVESVAVAVGKAGGPEAAARDARYAALDAVAERHGAAAVLLGHTRDDQAETVLLGLARGSGIRSLSGMAAVSGTAGRYRRPFLQLDRQTARKACLIQHIPVWDDPHNTDRAYTRSRLRHEGLPALEKSLGKGVVEALARTARLSRDDADALDAWAADAEAAVRDEAGRLVCGKLQALPPAVRRRVLRRTAIAAGAPAGSLFARHIEEIDRLITGWRGQGAINLPGRVEAQRQGGRLVIRPGGPKPS; encoded by the coding sequence ATGGGTCCCCATCCAGCGGTCGCGGCGATACGCCTCGCGGTTCGCCGCGTACTCCACGACGTACTGAACGAGCACTCCGCACTTCTCGCGAGCAGTAGCCATCCCCCCCGATCCTCCGGCGGTACCGGCCCGGGCGGCACCCCGTACGAGCAGCGACAGCCACTGGTGCTGGTCGCGTGCTCCGGTGGTGCCGATTCCATGGCGCTCGCCTCCGCCCTGGCCTTCGAGGCCGGAAAGCTCGCCGTCCGCGCCGGCGGCGTCACAGTGGACCACGGCCTCCAGGCCGGCTCGGACCTCCGCGCCGCCGAGGTCGTCTCCCGCCTGGCCGGGCTCGGCCTCGACCCCGTCGAGTCCGTCGCTGTCGCCGTCGGCAAGGCAGGCGGACCCGAAGCAGCCGCCAGGGACGCCAGATACGCCGCGCTCGACGCCGTGGCCGAGCGCCACGGGGCCGCGGCCGTCCTGCTCGGCCACACCCGTGACGACCAGGCTGAGACCGTCCTGCTCGGTCTCGCCCGCGGCTCCGGTATCCGCTCACTCTCCGGGATGGCGGCCGTCTCGGGGACGGCCGGACGCTACCGGCGCCCCTTCCTCCAGCTCGACCGGCAGACGGCCCGCAAGGCCTGTCTGATTCAGCACATCCCGGTCTGGGACGACCCGCACAACACCGACCGCGCGTACACCCGCTCCCGGTTGCGCCACGAGGGTCTCCCCGCACTGGAGAAGTCGCTCGGCAAAGGTGTGGTGGAGGCCCTGGCCCGTACGGCCCGCCTCTCCCGCGACGACGCCGACGCCCTGGACGCCTGGGCGGCGGACGCCGAGGCCGCCGTCAGGGACGAGGCGGGCCGGCTGGTGTGCGGCAAGCTCCAGGCCCTGCCGCCTGCCGTCCGCCGCCGCGTGCTGCGGCGCACGGCCATCGCGGCGGGCGCCCCCGCAGGTTCTCTCTTCGCCCGCCACATCGAGGAGATCGACCGGCTGATCACCGGCTGGCGGGGGCAGGGAGCCATCAACCTCCCCGGCCGGGTCGAGGCCCAACGGCAGGGTGGCAGACTGGTCATCCGGCCAGGCGGTCCGAAACCGAGCTGA
- the hpt gene encoding hypoxanthine phosphoribosyltransferase, which yields MGTDLASVLITKEEIDAKLAELAAKIDAEYAGKDVLLVGVLKGAVMVMADLARALSSSVTMDWMAVSSYGAGTQSSGVVRILKDLDTDIKGKHVLIVEDIIDSGLTLSWLLSNLGSREPESLEVCTLLRKPDAAKVSLDVKWVGFDIPNEFVIGYGLDYAEKYRNLPFVGTLAPHVYGG from the coding sequence ATGGGCACCGACCTCGCGTCGGTGCTCATCACCAAGGAAGAGATCGACGCCAAGCTGGCGGAACTGGCCGCGAAGATCGACGCGGAGTACGCGGGCAAGGACGTCCTGCTCGTGGGCGTTCTCAAGGGTGCCGTGATGGTGATGGCGGACCTCGCCCGCGCACTGTCCTCATCGGTCACGATGGACTGGATGGCGGTGTCCTCGTACGGCGCGGGTACCCAGTCCTCGGGCGTCGTGCGGATCCTCAAGGACCTCGACACCGACATCAAGGGCAAGCACGTCCTGATCGTCGAGGACATCATCGACTCGGGTCTCACGCTCTCCTGGCTGCTCTCGAACCTCGGATCCCGCGAGCCCGAGTCGCTCGAGGTCTGCACCCTGCTGCGCAAGCCGGACGCGGCGAAGGTCTCTCTCGACGTGAAGTGGGTCGGGTTCGACATCCCGAACGAGTTCGTCATCGGGTACGGCCTCGACTACGCCGAGAAGTACCGCAACCTGCCCTTCGTCGGCACCCTGGCACCGCACGTCTACGGCGGCTGA
- a CDS encoding DUF3180 domain-containing protein: MKQLRLGVLAGLFIVAGVLSWAGARLWDTLGTLPGVPLAAPIVLAAIAVVLLATALSLRSRLRAQRERRPGAKGVDPLMAARAVVFAQASALVAALVCGMYGGTGVCLLGSLDDPARRDQAIYAGFSVLAGVGVVAAAFFLERVCKLPDDEDENGQGAAA; this comes from the coding sequence GTGAAGCAACTTCGGCTCGGTGTGCTGGCCGGCCTGTTCATCGTTGCCGGAGTGCTGTCCTGGGCCGGTGCCCGGCTCTGGGACACGCTGGGCACCCTGCCCGGCGTGCCGCTGGCCGCCCCCATCGTGCTGGCGGCCATCGCGGTGGTGCTGCTGGCGACCGCGCTCTCCCTCCGGTCCCGCCTGCGCGCCCAGCGCGAGCGGCGTCCCGGAGCGAAGGGCGTGGACCCGCTGATGGCCGCCCGTGCGGTGGTCTTCGCCCAGGCCAGCGCGCTGGTCGCGGCACTGGTCTGCGGAATGTACGGCGGCACCGGGGTCTGTCTGCTCGGCTCCCTGGACGATCCGGCACGTCGAGACCAGGCCATCTACGCGGGCTTCTCGGTGTTGGCAGGGGTGGGCGTGGTCGCCGCCGCGTTCTTCCTGGAACGGGTGTGCAAGCTGCCCGACGACGAGGACGAGAACGGGCAGGGCGCGGCGGCCTGA